A part of Lacibacter sp. H407 genomic DNA contains:
- a CDS encoding hemerythrin domain-containing protein, protein MKREEQLQPLSHQHHNGLMAVLLLKKGVEKQAATTVMDDFILSVWNGELRNHFIKEEVYLHPHVLQIPSLMEKYEQMKAEHHQIRHVVDAIRSGASGTDRILEFYTLLEKHIRFEERDMFPFIEEKIQPEQLNELGRNLQQLESKACSDYPVKFWE, encoded by the coding sequence ATGAAGCGGGAAGAACAGCTACAACCACTTTCGCATCAACATCACAATGGGCTGATGGCCGTGTTACTACTTAAAAAAGGAGTGGAGAAGCAGGCCGCAACAACTGTAATGGATGATTTTATTCTATCTGTATGGAATGGTGAATTGCGGAATCATTTTATTAAAGAGGAGGTGTATCTGCATCCGCATGTATTGCAAATTCCTTCGCTCATGGAAAAATATGAGCAAATGAAAGCAGAACATCACCAGATAAGGCATGTTGTTGATGCGATCCGTAGTGGTGCTTCAGGTACAGATCGTATCCTTGAATTTTATACCCTGCTGGAAAAGCATATCCGGTTCGAAGAAAGGGATATGTTTCCGTTTATTGAAGAAAAGATACAGCCGGAACAATTAAACGAACTCGGAAGGAATTTGCAACAGCTTGAAAGTAAAGCCTGCTCTGATTATCCGGTAAAATTCTGGGAATAG
- the kefF gene encoding glutathione-regulated potassium-efflux system oxidoreductase KefF produces the protein MAKVLILFAHPAMEKSRVHTRLAEHIPRSADIRFHDLYERYPDFDIDVIYEQRLLLQHDVIIFQHPFYWYSSPAIIKQWIDLVLEHGWAYGTDGRALTGKKMMNAISTGGSKNSYTATGRNQFSVSDYLLPFQQTANLCGIEYLPPFVIHGTHRLAETDMDLHALQYEQMLLALVQDRISKPEIETCVYMNDLVPIPNAIQS, from the coding sequence ATGGCAAAAGTTCTCATCCTGTTTGCGCATCCTGCAATGGAGAAATCGAGGGTGCATACACGTCTTGCAGAGCATATTCCAAGATCGGCCGATATACGTTTTCATGATCTGTATGAACGTTATCCTGATTTTGATATCGATGTGATTTATGAGCAACGCCTGCTGTTGCAACATGATGTAATTATTTTTCAACATCCTTTTTATTGGTACAGTTCGCCTGCCATCATCAAACAATGGATCGATCTAGTGTTGGAACATGGCTGGGCGTATGGAACAGATGGCCGTGCTCTTACCGGTAAAAAAATGATGAACGCTATTTCAACCGGTGGATCTAAGAATTCATATACAGCAACGGGACGAAATCAATTCTCTGTATCTGATTATTTGTTGCCATTCCAGCAAACAGCGAACCTTTGTGGTATCGAATACCTGCCACCGTTTGTTATTCACGGCACACATCGTCTTGCTGAAACAGATATGGATCTGCATGCATTGCAATACGAGCAAATGTTGTTGGCACTGGTGCAGGATCGCATCAGTAAACCAGAGATCGAAACTTGTGTGTACATGAATGATCTTGTTCCTATTCCTAACGCCATACAATCATAA
- a CDS encoding putative sugar nucleotidyl transferase codes for MQIILFDTAARKQFYPFSLTRPLASFRCGIFTTKERWEFVLKQELFTLTEDYLSAKYPFTPNEEADYLYINAAAVCSHELLQEIHALPAESVLLQKETPIAIHTKNKLRFPVAIEEYRHCHAIEVRSAVDFLQYPFDLVTYNDRLLRLDFSLIAHQKISAPLSSSNNVIAPENIFIEEGAVVELCTFNASTGPIYIGRNCLIMEGSTIRGPFAALDASVVKMGSKIYGATTVGRQCTVGGEIKNTVFFDYSNKAHDGYLGDAVIGSWCNIGAGASCSNIKNTAGEVKLWNPMIHQWISAGNKCGVMLGDYSKVSINASLTTGMVSGICSNILTTGLSPKYIKDFTWNIHTGETYIFEKAIHDIENWMQLKNHSLTNNDKQILEYIYGQQS; via the coding sequence ATGCAGATTATTTTGTTTGATACAGCCGCCAGAAAACAGTTTTATCCTTTTTCGCTTACACGGCCGTTGGCTTCTTTCCGTTGCGGCATTTTTACAACTAAAGAACGATGGGAGTTTGTGTTGAAACAGGAGTTGTTTACACTCACTGAAGATTACCTGTCTGCCAAATATCCATTTACTCCAAACGAAGAAGCTGATTACTTGTATATCAATGCAGCTGCTGTTTGTTCGCACGAATTGTTGCAGGAGATACATGCGTTGCCTGCTGAATCGGTTTTACTGCAAAAGGAAACACCCATCGCCATTCATACAAAAAACAAACTTCGGTTTCCGGTTGCTATTGAAGAATATCGCCATTGCCATGCAATAGAAGTGAGATCGGCGGTTGATTTCTTGCAATACCCGTTCGATCTGGTAACGTACAATGATCGGTTGCTTCGTCTGGACTTTTCATTGATCGCCCATCAGAAAATATCGGCCCCGCTTTCTTCCAGCAATAATGTAATAGCTCCTGAAAATATTTTTATCGAAGAGGGGGCCGTTGTTGAACTCTGCACTTTTAATGCATCGACCGGGCCGATTTATATTGGGAGAAATTGTTTGATCATGGAGGGCAGCACTATCCGTGGGCCCTTTGCAGCATTGGATGCTTCTGTTGTAAAGATGGGCAGTAAAATTTATGGTGCCACAACTGTTGGGAGGCAATGTACCGTTGGTGGTGAAATAAAAAACACTGTGTTCTTTGATTATTCCAACAAAGCACATGATGGTTATTTGGGTGATGCAGTGATCGGTTCCTGGTGCAATATTGGTGCCGGTGCTTCCTGTTCCAATATAAAAAATACAGCAGGTGAAGTGAAATTATGGAACCCGATGATTCATCAATGGATCAGTGCAGGTAATAAATGTGGTGTGATGTTGGGCGACTATTCAAAAGTATCCATCAATGCATCACTTACAACAGGAATGGTAAGTGGCATTTGCAGTAATATTCTTACAACAGGGTTATCGCCTAAATACATTAAAGATTTTACCTGGAATATCCATACAGGTGAAACTTATATTTTCGAAAAAGCCATTCATGATATTGAAAACTGGATGCAGTTAAAGAATCATTCATTAACTAACAACGATAAGCAGATACTGGAATATATTTACGGCCAGCAATCTTAA
- a CDS encoding fasciclin domain-containing protein, with translation MSNIILNAGRLSIVTIAVMLVGACNKLNEPVPYTPYSEGDVANTLAKKIAANSSYSIFNTALVRAGLNTTLDVANANFTVFAPDNTAMTASGLSLTVVNALPVATLTSLLNYHIIPGERIAAAQIPETFPNVEKKSKLDIATTAFIPSIPTTALPIKMSIFPSRRGAAAWANNVPVTGADVITGSNGIVHRVATAIAPPTRVLLDTIARDPEFSYLVAAIVRADSGLVTTASPSLQYALAQPFANLTVFAPTNAAFQATLTGAITQALVLQGVPLATAQTTAATLAASPAVFSTPALYPVLTAAVVRGIVAYHVMGTRAFSVNFGATAANYPTLVNGSIPSHPGLAISSTLVTGLGVGLSVKGVGNATAATAAGASPTNPLVDRMAVNGNFFKINQVLLPQ, from the coding sequence ATGTCGAATATAATTTTAAACGCAGGTCGCTTATCCATCGTTACAATTGCCGTAATGCTGGTGGGAGCTTGTAATAAACTAAATGAGCCCGTTCCTTACACGCCTTACAGCGAAGGTGATGTGGCGAACACATTGGCGAAGAAAATTGCAGCCAACAGCAGCTATTCCATTTTTAATACTGCTCTTGTTAGAGCAGGATTGAATACAACACTGGATGTAGCGAATGCGAATTTTACAGTATTTGCACCCGATAATACAGCGATGACTGCATCGGGATTAAGTCTTACTGTGGTAAATGCACTTCCGGTAGCAACGCTTACATCGTTGTTGAATTATCATATTATACCGGGCGAACGCATTGCGGCTGCACAGATACCGGAAACATTTCCAAATGTTGAGAAGAAGTCGAAACTTGATATTGCAACAACTGCATTTATTCCTTCGATCCCAACAACAGCTCTTCCAATAAAGATGTCGATTTTCCCTTCCAGAAGAGGGGCTGCTGCATGGGCAAACAATGTACCGGTAACTGGTGCTGATGTTATAACAGGATCAAATGGTATTGTTCATCGTGTTGCTACAGCAATTGCTCCTCCAACAAGGGTATTGCTCGATACAATTGCACGTGATCCTGAGTTCTCTTACCTGGTAGCTGCTATTGTACGTGCTGATTCAGGATTGGTAACAACAGCGTCGCCAAGCCTTCAATATGCATTGGCACAACCTTTTGCAAACCTTACAGTATTTGCTCCCACCAATGCGGCTTTTCAGGCTACATTAACCGGAGCAATTACACAAGCGTTGGTATTGCAGGGCGTACCTCTTGCTACAGCACAAACTACTGCGGCAACACTTGCTGCAAGCCCTGCTGTTTTTTCAACTCCGGCACTTTATCCAGTACTTACAGCTGCTGTAGTAAGAGGTATTGTAGCGTATCATGTCATGGGTACACGAGCATTTTCTGTAAATTTTGGTGCAACGGCAGCTAATTACCCAACATTAGTAAATGGAAGTATCCCTTCTCACCCTGGCCTGGCAATATCGTCTACATTGGTTACAGGACTTGGTGTTGGCCTTTCTGTTAAGGGTGTAGGTAATGCTACTGCTGCTACGGCTGCAGGTGCTTCACCCACCAATCCATTAGTTGACCGAATGGCAGTGAACGGTAATTTCTTTAAAATAAATCAGGTACTGTTACCGCAGTAA
- a CDS encoding monovalent cation:proton antiporter-2 (CPA2) family protein, whose translation MDSNLFLFQAMVYLAAAVIMVPLAKRLGLGSVLGYLLAGILIGPAVLKFIGNEGESVMHSAEFGVVMMLFLIGLELEPALLWKLRKAILGLGGLQVLITSVIISGIAYFLNLPWQSSLAIGMALALSSTALVLQTLAEKGINRTTAGRSAFAVLLFQDIAVIPMLAFFPLLAIAGLTTGDGHVNGAEGWIQGQAGWMRALIVTGAIAFIIIGGRYLIPPIFRLVAGTQLREMFTATALLLVIGIAVLMSSVGLSPALGTFLSGVVLANSEYKHELESDIEPFKGLLLGLFFIAVGASINFELIIEQPLLVFGLVLALMFVKAVVLLVLGKIFELRIDQNIIFSSSLSQVGEFAFVLLSFSLTEGIVEKNYVEVLMAVVAISMALTPIAFFLNEKIVLPFVDKKLSVTKKEKEADALDEKNPVIIAGFGHFGNTIGRFLRAHGVKTTVLDIDSNRVEFLRKMGFKVYYGDASRYDILLAAGAAEAKMIIIAVDDPEKRLEMIETIKKHFPDLQMLVRSSTREDTYDQMNAGILHIYRETIDTSLRMGVDAMKILGHRAYTAQRAARTFFRYDEQKLKDLSKVRDNEKEYINQAREYIEELEEIIKSDTKQLHLEKDQGWDEDSLIADEKVKKDE comes from the coding sequence ATGGATAGTAATTTATTTCTTTTCCAGGCAATGGTGTATCTGGCGGCAGCCGTTATAATGGTGCCGCTTGCCAAACGGTTGGGTTTAGGCTCTGTATTGGGTTATTTGCTCGCTGGTATTTTAATTGGACCGGCTGTGTTGAAATTTATAGGCAATGAGGGAGAGAGTGTGATGCATTCAGCAGAGTTTGGTGTGGTGATGATGTTGTTCCTGATTGGTCTTGAACTGGAGCCTGCACTACTTTGGAAATTACGAAAAGCAATTCTGGGTTTAGGAGGACTGCAGGTATTAATTACATCTGTTATTATTTCAGGCATTGCCTATTTTTTAAATCTTCCCTGGCAATCATCGTTAGCAATCGGAATGGCGTTGGCATTGAGTTCAACCGCTTTGGTATTACAAACACTGGCTGAAAAAGGAATTAACCGTACAACAGCAGGACGAAGTGCATTTGCTGTGTTATTGTTTCAGGATATTGCAGTGATCCCAATGCTTGCATTTTTTCCATTACTTGCTATCGCCGGATTAACTACCGGAGACGGACATGTGAACGGGGCAGAGGGATGGATACAAGGACAGGCAGGATGGATGCGTGCTTTAATTGTAACGGGTGCTATTGCATTTATTATTATTGGCGGACGTTATTTGATTCCTCCCATTTTCCGTTTGGTAGCAGGTACACAGTTGCGTGAAATGTTTACAGCTACAGCATTGCTGTTGGTAATTGGTATTGCAGTATTAATGTCTTCGGTTGGGTTAAGTCCTGCGCTCGGAACATTTTTGAGCGGCGTGGTACTTGCCAATAGTGAATACAAACACGAACTGGAAAGTGATATTGAACCCTTTAAAGGATTGCTGCTGGGTTTATTCTTTATTGCAGTGGGAGCTTCTATTAATTTTGAGCTGATCATTGAGCAGCCATTGTTGGTCTTCGGTTTAGTATTAGCGTTGATGTTTGTAAAGGCTGTGGTACTGTTAGTGCTTGGTAAAATATTTGAATTACGCATTGATCAGAATATTATTTTCTCTTCTTCTTTGTCGCAAGTAGGAGAGTTTGCTTTTGTATTATTGAGTTTTTCATTAACAGAAGGGATTGTAGAAAAAAATTACGTGGAAGTATTGATGGCCGTAGTGGCCATCAGTATGGCACTTACACCCATTGCATTTTTTCTGAATGAAAAGATCGTGTTGCCGTTTGTTGATAAAAAATTGTCTGTAACAAAAAAAGAAAAAGAAGCCGATGCATTGGATGAAAAAAATCCGGTGATCATTGCCGGGTTTGGTCATTTTGGAAATACCATCGGACGTTTCTTACGGGCGCATGGCGTAAAAACAACCGTTTTGGATATTGACAGTAACCGTGTAGAATTTCTCCGGAAGATGGGCTTTAAAGTGTATTACGGTGATGCAAGCCGATACGATATTTTATTGGCAGCAGGTGCCGCCGAAGCGAAGATGATCATCATTGCAGTTGATGATCCGGAAAAACGACTTGAAATGATTGAAACGATCAAGAAACATTTTCCCGATCTGCAGATGTTGGTTCGCAGCAGTACAAGAGAAGATACGTACGATCAGATGAATGCAGGTATTCTGCATATTTACCGGGAAACAATTGATACATCATTACGGATGGGTGTAGATGCTATGAAAATATTGGGGCACCGGGCCTATACGGCACAACGTGCTGCACGTACATTTTTTCGGTATGATGAACAGAAGTTAAAAGATCTTTCAAAAGTACGGGACAATGAAAAAGAATACATTAACCAGGCAAGGGAGTATATTGAAGAACTGGAAGAGATCATTAAATCAGATACAAAACAACTTCATCTTGAAAAAGACCAAGGTTGGGATGAGGATAGTTTAATTGCAGATGAGAAAGTGAAGAAGGATGAGTAA
- the tpiA gene encoding triose-phosphate isomerase, translated as MRQQVAAANWKMNLTYQQAEELITGIINTPHTLAAHQHAVFAVPFPYLTMVVEKLKGRKNAGVAAQNCYTKASGAYTGETSVEMLKSINVGYVVLGHSERREYFNESNDMLAEKVNIALATGITPIFCCGEALHIREVGTQNDFVGNQLKESLFHLSADDLKKIIIAYEPIWAIGTGKTASSEQAQEMHAHLRSVLAAQYGDDVANEIPILYGGSVKGSNAKEIFGQPDVDGGLVGGASLKADEFVQIIQALK; from the coding sequence ATGAGACAACAGGTAGCAGCCGCTAATTGGAAAATGAATTTAACGTATCAACAGGCTGAAGAATTAATCACAGGCATCATCAATACACCACATACCTTAGCTGCACATCAGCATGCTGTATTTGCTGTGCCGTTTCCATACCTCACCATGGTGGTGGAGAAATTAAAAGGACGCAAAAATGCCGGTGTAGCCGCACAAAACTGTTATACCAAAGCATCAGGCGCATATACAGGTGAAACATCAGTTGAAATGTTGAAATCGATCAATGTTGGTTATGTTGTGCTTGGGCATAGTGAGCGTCGTGAATATTTTAATGAAAGTAATGATATGCTTGCTGAGAAAGTGAACATTGCATTAGCCACTGGCATAACGCCCATTTTCTGTTGTGGCGAAGCATTGCACATTCGTGAAGTTGGTACGCAGAATGATTTTGTAGGAAATCAATTAAAAGAAAGTTTGTTTCATTTATCTGCAGACGATCTAAAAAAGATCATCATCGCTTACGAGCCTATATGGGCCATTGGTACCGGAAAAACAGCAAGCTCAGAGCAGGCTCAGGAAATGCATGCGCATTTGCGCAGTGTATTAGCTGCACAATATGGTGATGATGTTGCCAACGAAATTCCGATCCTGTATGGCGGGAGTGTAAAAGGTTCTAATGCCAAAGAAATTTTTGGACAACCGGATGTAGATGGCGGACTTGTTGGTGGCGCATCTTTAAAGGCAGATGAGTTTGTACAAATTATTCAAGCACTAAAATAA
- a CDS encoding L-threonylcarbamoyladenylate synthase has product MKTEIGADIITAIDHLKQGELVAIPTETVYGLAANALNEDAVLKIYAAKNRPQFNPLILHVATFEQAKQFINTIPAEAEQLAAAFWPGPLTMLFNKQLNVPDLVTAGSKRVAIRVPNHPLTLQLLSQLNFPVAAPSANPSGYVSPTTAQHVFEGLQGKIPYILDGGACGVGVESTIVGWNDEGEIELHRLGGTTIEQIEAVIGKKISHHKKIVDNPSAPGQLKSHYATHTPLYLGKIDEMISGFTGKKIVLINFKQYHPAVSNDQQLILSEKGSTGEAAKNLFRILREADSMNADIILAELLPDEGLGRAVNDRLERAQHSMKSNNE; this is encoded by the coding sequence ATGAAGACAGAAATCGGAGCTGATATAATAACAGCAATTGATCATTTAAAGCAAGGTGAATTAGTAGCAATCCCTACAGAAACAGTGTATGGCCTCGCAGCCAATGCTTTAAACGAGGACGCAGTACTGAAAATTTACGCAGCGAAGAACAGGCCACAGTTCAATCCGCTGATCTTGCATGTGGCTACTTTTGAGCAGGCGAAACAATTCATAAATACTATTCCGGCTGAAGCGGAACAATTGGCAGCAGCTTTTTGGCCTGGCCCGTTAACGATGCTCTTCAATAAACAACTCAATGTTCCTGACCTTGTGACTGCCGGAAGTAAACGGGTGGCTATTCGTGTCCCCAATCATCCATTGACTTTGCAATTGCTTTCACAACTTAATTTTCCTGTTGCGGCTCCCAGTGCAAATCCATCGGGTTATGTTAGTCCAACAACAGCTCAACATGTGTTCGAGGGATTGCAAGGTAAAATACCGTACATATTGGATGGCGGGGCTTGTGGCGTAGGTGTTGAATCAACCATTGTTGGCTGGAACGACGAAGGTGAAATTGAGCTGCATCGATTAGGTGGTACTACAATTGAGCAAATTGAAGCAGTGATCGGGAAAAAGATCAGCCATCACAAAAAGATCGTCGACAATCCTTCTGCACCGGGACAGTTGAAAAGCCATTATGCCACGCATACCCCACTGTACCTGGGTAAGATTGATGAGATGATATCAGGATTCACCGGCAAAAAAATCGTTCTTATAAACTTCAAACAATACCACCCGGCCGTATCAAATGATCAACAGTTGATATTATCCGAGAAAGGCAGCACCGGAGAAGCTGCAAAAAATCTATTTCGCATATTACGTGAAGCTGATAGTATGAATGCTGATATTATTCTTGCAGAATTATTGCCGGATGAAGGTTTGGGAAGAGCGGTGAATGATCGATTGGAAAGGGCGCAGCATAGCATGAAAAGCAACAATGAGTGA